The following proteins are encoded in a genomic region of Cryptomeria japonica chromosome 11, Sugi_1.0, whole genome shotgun sequence:
- the LOC131061276 gene encoding probable serine/threonine-protein kinase WNK4, producing MPEGKVDGDGSSSSAEPPDDNEFVEVDPTGRYGRYTDMLGKGAFKTVYRAFDEVEGIEVAWNQVRIDELLQNPDDLERLYSEVHLLKTVKHKNIIKFYNSWVDDKNKTVNIITEIFTSGTLRQYRKKHKHVDMKAVKGWARQILQGLLYLHSHNPPIIHRDLKCDNIFVNGNHGEVKIGDLGLATLLRQAHAHSVIGTPEFMAPELYEEDYNELVDIYSFGMCLLEMVTFEYPYSECKNPAQIYKKVTSGIKPAALNKIKDPQVKAFIEKCLVAAPNRLSARELLRDPFLLCDGSKQSVDYIHIPSSGMPPAENIEASTVPGSRTPSVHLDGSSVANDVTAVSNSTSGSITGGSDRESNYSSGSQMEKSGYSLPLPSLEVRSSTNNKDMKLKGKKKNDNTISLRFRIADHGGHARNIHFLFFLDSDTAFSVAREMIEQLDLSDLDLMPIAGLIDSLIAGLVPEWKAGVFIDENNDISENAVENISDEHHLHVVDEDQMERSFDSFPMTITSKEENVENNASLPNLVLPSETTSTENSLPARSEGNVYGRFEEFTYNPSSSDCSPTSSIVPHVHVGEDQASQVSLTSENAIPGSPHSGSENLPVGTSESNGCSNVAIMDTCLLSDQDIGSEAQPHWIDGEKFGKSGISCSIKDDSNFLKGLEDNLPSFNSIQSFLVDAEDEELQTQLELIELKYQYELQELNRRHELAVDEIKRAWNQKKKTSAYSISSCSSEKQQNSGHLSLVGGLKPIDTREEVKNESQINLLENPEDTSVSYDAHPNVSLCSRVTAGEGLGFSVSGNREYKGNADQLMDLPNASSGKVPVFESCDFASVGNLPTKHSTNTRIGCDEHVTVKTDDCCNDLRGLHLRTNKPSKEISRNECLASAHICRPSGMPSSTNQENLSHSLAMNRTEPRIVSTLLNIDSPDSSSKDLENEIPVSNQLSHEGGITRPIGCEVLPSIPKMLHEHGKELAGVHSVPGLINKSDYAICATVAEQPHKLPLVEREKPQSVNIAKLNCPPDTREPGQNIKVSADPATEQRRKEQLKKSIAELEAKTLEGLKHSNGYLIGIAPNKRTGTKSIRG from the exons ATGCCAGAAGGTAAAGTAGATGGTGATGGAAGCTCTTCCTCGGCCGAGCCACCTGATGATAACGAATTTGTGGAAGTTGATCCTACAGGACGATATGGTCGG TACACAGACATGCTGGGTAAAGGCGCCTTCAAGACTGT CTATAGGGCATTTGATGAAGTTGAGGGGATAGAAGTGGCTTGGAACCAAGTGAGGATCGATGAACTTCTGCAGAATCCAGATGATTTAGAGAGATTGTATTCGGAAGTGCATCTGTTGAAGACTGTGAAGCATAAGAATATTATCAAGTTTTACAATTCATGGGTAGATGATAAAAACAAGACTGTGAATATCATAACAGAAATTTTCACATCAGGCACTCTGAGACA ATATCGGAAGAAACATAAACATGTTGACATGAAAGCTGTCAAGGGTTGGGCAAGGCAAATTCTTCAGGGTTTACTTTATCTCCACAGTCATAATCCTCCTATTATTCACAGAGACTTAAAATGTGATAACATATTTGTTAATGGTAACCATGGAGAGGTTAAAATTGGGGATCTTGGATTGGCCACTTTACTCCGGCAAGCACATGCTCACAGTGTCATTG GAACTCCCGAGTTTATGGCTCCAGAACTTTATGAAGAAGATTATAATGAACTGGTTGACATCTATTCGTTTGGTATGTGCCTACTAGAGATGGTGACTTTTGAGTATCCATACAGTGAATGTAAAAATCCAGCTCAAATTTATAAGAAAGTGACATCT GGTATAAAGCCTGCTGCCCTGAATAAAATAAAAGACCCACAAGTTAAGGCATTCATTGAAAAGTGTCTTGTAGCCGCACCCAATAGGTTGTCTGCAAGGGAGCTTTTGAGGGATCCTTTCCTCCTGTGTGATGGCAGTAAACAATCTGTAGATTACATTCATATCCCATCTTCTGGTATGCCTCCTGCAGAAAACATTGAAGCATCCACTGTACCAGGATCAAGAACTCCTTCTGTGCATCTTGATGGATCGTCAGTTGCTAATGATGTGACGGCTGTCTCTAATTCCACATCTGGATCTATTACTGGTGGTAGTGACAGGGAGTCCAACTATTCTTCTGGTTCCCAGATGGAGAAAAGTGGTTATAGTCTGCCCTTGCCTAGCCTGGAAGTGCGAAGCTCAACAAACAATAAAGacatgaaattgaaagggaagaaaaagaatgataatACCATATCCCTGCGATTCCGCATTGCAGATCATGGAG GTCATGCAAGAAATATCCATTTCCTCTTTTTCTTAGACAGTGACACGGCTTTTAGTGTTGCAAGGGAAATGATTGAGCAACTCGACCTCTCAGATCTAGATTTGATGCCAATAGCAGGACTGATTGATTCCCTGATTGCTGGGTTAGTACCTGAATGGAAGGCTGGCGTCtttattgatgaaaacaatgaCATAAGTGAAAATGCTGTTGAGAACATTTCTGATGAGCACCACTTGCATGTGGTTGATGAAGACCAGATGGAAAGATCATTTGATTCTTTTCCTATGACGATCACTTCAAAGGAGGAGAATGTAGAAAACAATGCCTCATTGCCTAACCTTGTTCTGCCATCAGAAACCACCTCTACAGAAAATTCTTTGCCAGCCAGATCTGAAGGTAATGTGTATGGGAGATTTGAAGAATTTACCTATAATCCCAGCAGTTCTGATTGCTCTCCCACAAGCTCAATTGTACCTCATGTACATGTGGGTGAAGATCAGGCTTCTCAAGTTTCATTGACATCAGAGAATGCTATTCCTGGATCACCACATTCAGGAAGTGAAAACCTTCCAGTAGGCACCTCTGAGAGCAATGGCTGTAGTAATGTGGCTATAATGGACACTTGCTTATTATCCGATCAAGATATTGGCAGTGAAGCCCAACCACACTGGATTGATGGTGAAAAGTTTGGAAAGTCTGGAATCTCTTGTTCTATCAAAGACGACTCAAATTTCTTGAAAGGTCTTGAAGACAACCTGCCATCTTTCAACAGTATACAGTCATTCCTTGTGGATGCTGAAGATGAAGAGTTACAAACACAATTGGAGCTGATTGAACTTAAGTATCAGTACGAACTGCAGGAGCTTAATAGGAGGCATGAACTAGCTGTTGATGAAATCAAGAGGGCGTGGAATCAGAAGAAGAAAACATCTGCCTATTCTATATCTTCCTGTTCTTCAGAGAAACAGCAGAATAGTGGTCATTTGTCACTGGTAGGGGGCCTTAAGCCCATAGATACACGTGAAGAAGTGAAAAATGAATCCCAGATCAACTTGCTTGAAAATCCTGAAGATACCTCTGTGAGTTACGATGCACATCCAAATGTGTCCCTGTGCTCAAGAGTTACAGCTGGTGAAGGTTTGGGGTTTTCAGTATCTGGAAATAGAGAGTACAAAGGAAATGCAGATCAGTTAATGGACTTGCCAAATGCTTCCAGTGGAAAAGTCCCTGTTTTTGAGTCATGTGATTTTGCTAGTGTGGGAAATTTGCCAACAAAACATTCCACCAACACAAGAATTGGGTGTGATGAACATGTTACTGTTAAGACTGATGATTGTTGTAATGACTTGCGAGGCTTACATTTGAGAACAAATAAACCATCAAAAGAAATTTCCAGGAATGAGTGTCTTGCATCTGCTCATATATGTAGACCTTCTGGGATGCCTTCAAGTACCAATCAAGAAAATTTATCTCATTCTTTAGCAATGAATAGAACTGAACCAAGAATAGTTTCCACTTTATTGAATATTGATTCACCTGACTCAAGCAGCAAAGATCTAGAAAATGAGATACCAGTCAGTAATCAGTTATCCCATGAGGGGGGGATAACTCGGCCTATTGGGTGTGAAGTGCTTCCTTCTATACCGAAGATGCTTCATGAGCATGGCAAAGAGTTGGCTGGTGTACATTCTGTTCCTGGCTTAATAAATAAGTCAGATTATGCTATCTGTGCAACGGTTGCAGAACAGCCACACAAATTGCCCCTTGTAGAAAGGGAGAAGCCTCAGTCAGTAAATATTGCAAAATTGAATTGTCCACCTGACACTCGAGAGCCAGGTCAAAATATCAAAGTTAGTGCGGATCCTGCTACAGAACAGCGGAGAAAGGAGCAACTCAAGAAGTCAATTGCTGAGTTAGAAGCAAAGACACTGGAGGGCTTAAAACACTCCAATGGCTATTTGATTGGCATTGCCCCAAATAAGAGGACTGGTACAAAATCTATTCGAGGATGA